In a genomic window of Parambassis ranga chromosome 24, fParRan2.1, whole genome shotgun sequence:
- the mfsd4b gene encoding sodium-dependent glucose transporter 1, translated as MSAAAVVVKKKHVRFASMEDDEDDDNDDQEEDTLFDKRTDTGRGLKSALKAVKRTPKTGCDDRVEVVGGGRGGGGHGACGRWMVTLALCGSFLGLGMSISVLGPTFEDLAVNVRRNISNISYIFVGRSAGYIGGSLLGGILFDCMNPHLLLGFSMLITAFGMCAIPFCKQALLLTGFMSSIGMSMGVLDTGGNVLILNTWGEQAGPHMQALHFSFAAGAFVSPIIAKLLFGSDGNNSTGIPAAVPTPAAITAEQISRAPVTHAPFRYFHSRSSTLTSMWAYVVIGSFVFLISFLFFILYSCGGSSRDKARAASGKTLVAKHHIALVVLLFFFFFAYVGAEVAYGSFIYTFAKDYAHMPQHKAAGLNSLFWGTFAACRGLAIFFAACMYPGTMILLSLVGSTISSLLLCLFSKENVALWLCTGLYGASMATTFPSGISWVEQYTTVTGHTAAAFVVGAALGEMVLPALVGFLLGKFKDHPLLMYLSLVTATFTSILFPVMYKLASAPTNQSRKPRARGRQDADDSEYRQALLDSGPNEEEEEEENEADQWNDADFEVIEMDDTSSLISSPSKVSSPPDVAALTGSSAASNAQVEQPASGVLLSDTLSLVRESPRRKLLLSLDSREKRE; from the exons ATGTCCGCGGCCGCCGTCGTGGTCAAAAAGAAGCACGTCCGTTTCGCCAGCATGGAGGACGACGAAGACGACGACAACGACGACCAGGAGGAAGACACCCTGTTCGACAAGAGGACGGACACCGGGCGAGGGCTGAAGAGCGCCCTGAAGGCGGTCAAGAGGACGCCGAAAACGGGATGCGACGACCGGGTAGAGGTAGTCGGCGGAGGAAGGGGCGGCGGCGGTCACGGAGCGTGCGGCCGCTGGATGGTCACCCTGGCGCTCTGTGGATCTTTTCTGGGTTTg GGGATGAGTATCTCTGTTCTTGGCCCCACGTTCGAGGATCTGGCCGTGAACGTGAGGAGGAACATCAGCAACATCTCCTACATCTTCGTCGGCCGCTCTGCCGGGTACATCGGCGGCTCGCTCCTGGGTGGGATTCTCTTTGACTGCATGAACCCTCACCTCCTGCTGG GTTTTTCCATGCTGATCACTGCGTTTGGAATGTGTGCGATCCCCTTCTGTAAGCAGGCTCTGCTCCTCACCGGCTTCATGTCCAGCATTGGGATGTCTATGGGCGTGCTGGATACAG GTGGGAACGTGCTCATACTGAACACCTGGGGCGAGCAGGCCGGCCCTCACATGCAGGCGCTGCACTTCAGCTTTGCTGCCGGAGCGTTTGTGTCTCCGATCATAGCCAAGCTGCTGTTCGGATCCGATGGGAACAACAGCACGGGGATTCCAGCCGCCGTCCCCACACCTGCGGCCATCACCGCCGAGCAGATCTCCAGAGCTCCGGTCACCCACGCGCCCTTCCGCTACTTccacagcaggagcagcaccCTCACGTCCATGTGGGCCTACGTCGTGATCGGCTCCTTCGTCTTTCtcatctccttcctcttcttcatcctctacTCCTGCGGCGGCTCGTCGCGTGACAAAGCCCGCGCAGCATCGGGAAAGACCCTGGTGGCCAAACATCACATAGCTCTCGTggttctgcttttcttcttcttcttcgcctACGTAGGTGCCGAGGTTGCATACGGCTCCTTCATCTACACCTTCGCCAAGGACTACGCCCACATGCCTCAGCACAAGGCGGCCGGGCTGAACTCGCTGTTCTGGGGGACGTTTGCCGCCTGCCGGGGTTTGGCCATCTTCTTTGCGGCCTGCATGTACCCGGGCACCATGATCCTGCTCAGCCTGGTGGGCTCCAccatctcctctctcctgctctgcctCTTCAGCAAAGAGAACGTGGCGCTGTGGTTGTGCACCGGCCTCTACGGCGCGTCCATGGCCACCACCTTCCCCAGCGGCATCTCCTGGGTGGAGCAGTACACCACAGTGACGGGTCACACGGCGGCAGCTTTCGTGGTGGGTGCAGCACTGGGAGAGATGGTCCTGCCTGCGCTGGTGGGCTTCCTGCTGGGGAAGTTCAAGGACCACCCGCTGCTGATGTACCTGTCCCTCGTCACCGCCACATTCACCTCCATCCTTTTCCCCGTCATGTACAAGCTGGCCTCGGCCCCCACCAATCAGAGCAGGAAACCACGCGCCAGGGGCCGACAGGACGCCGACGACAGCGAGTACCGCCAGGCGCTGCTAGACTCAGGACccaatgaggaggaggaagaggaggagaacgagGCTGATCAGTGGAACGACGCGGACTTTGAGGTCATAGAAATGGATGACACGTCGAGTCTCATCAGTTCACCCAGCAAGGTGTCCTCTCCCCCTGACGTCGCCGCTCTGACGGGGAGCTCTGCTGCCTCCAACGCCCAGGTGGAGCAGCCTGCAAGCGGAGTCCTTCTGTCAGACACCCTCTCTCTGGTCAGGGAGTCCCCAAGACGCAAACTGCTGCTCTCACtggacagcagagagaagagagaatga